One genomic window of Nicotiana sylvestris chromosome 10, ASM39365v2, whole genome shotgun sequence includes the following:
- the LOC104245886 gene encoding putative late blight resistance protein homolog R1A-3, with the protein MHAEVTVKRLAILSDSCYEIFQDGSSTDIMRLWLSDALREIESIKVEFRKVCLQVLDVSPLTMTDGEGLINFLLNHQDKVPNNDAASFNESFMDGSSSENMELSSSDFLGEIESVKVEEVKNACNQVVDASPYEMHKTDGEGFINLLLTQQDKVLDYDTGSISFLHNQISVVKDKLLDMGSLLVDIVQYRNMHLELKDLAKRVQDKNYICFFSIKGYIPAWYYTLYLSDVKQLLKFVEAEVKTVCLKVPDSSSYSFPKTNGLGFLNCFLGKLEELSCSKLDLAVDLNHQIGSVKEGLLYLTSLIDHFSEHYDEHDEVYGLITSVTVMAYKAEYVIDSCLSYSYPLWYKVLWISEVVENIKIVNKVVGETCERKKIEVTAHEVAKTSTNLAPSFSDNTRRTNKEMEGFQDTMDELKEQLLGGSPQLDVISIVGMPGLGKTTIAKKIYNDPTVTSHFDAHAQCLVTQIYSWRELLLTILNDVLEPADLNEKEDGELADELRRFLLTKRFLILIDDVWDNKVWDNLHLCFRDVRSGSRIILTTRLSDIANYVKCESDPHHLRLFRDDESWTLLQKEVFQGETCPPELADVGSRIARRCRGLPLSVVLVAGVLKQKKKKLDLWKVVEESLGSQSIGSLEESMSIIGFSYKNLPHYLKPCFLYFGGFLQGKDIHVSKLTRLWEAEGFVQANKEKGQEDAAQGFLEDLIRRNLVMGMEKRPNAKVKTCRIHDLLHKFCVEKAKQENFLLQINSGEDVFHEQLKEYRLFIHSYQDEIDLWRPSRSNIRSLLFNAIDLDNLLWPRDISFIFDSFKLVKVLDLESFNIGGTFPSEIQYLIQMRYFAAQTDANSIPSSIAKLGNLETFVVRGLGGEMILPCSLLKMVKLRHIHVNHRVSFGLHENMDESLSHSQLANLETFSTPRLSYGEDAEKILRKMPKLRKLSCIFSGTFGYSRKVMGRCVRFPRLEFLSHLESLKLVSNSYPAKLPHKFNFPSQLRELTFSKFRLPWNQISTIAELPNLVILKLSLRAFEGDHWEVKDSDFPELKYLKLDNLKVAQWSVSYDAFPKLEHLVLTKCKHLEKIPSHFDDAVSLKSIEVNWCNWSVANSAQEIQTTQREDMANDSFTVTIQPPDWAKRSSP; encoded by the exons ATGCATGCTGAAGTGACTGTGAAAAGGTTAGCAATACTCAGTGATTCTTGTTATGAAATTTTCCAGGACGGAAGCAGCACTGACATAATGAGGCTTTGGTTATCTGATGCTCTACGAGAGATTGAGTCTATCAAGGTAGAGTTCAGAAAAGTATGCTTGCAAGTTCTGGATGTATCACCTTTGACCATGACAGATGGAGAAGGCCTTATTAATTTCTTATTAAACCACCAGGACAAGGTGCCGAACAATGATGCTGCTTCTTTTAACGAAAGTTTCATGGATGGAAGCAGCAGTGAGAATATGGAACTTTCATCATCTGATTTTCTAGGGGAGATTGAATCTGTCAAGGTAGAGGAGGTCAAAAATGCATGCAATCAAGTTGTGGATGCATCACCCTATGAGATGCATAAGACAGATGGAGAAGGCTTTATCAATCTTCTGTTAACCCAACAGGACAAGGTGCTGGACTATGATACTGGTTCAATCTCTTTTCTGCATAATCAAATCTCCGTAGTTAAAGACAAACTATTGGACATGGGATCTTTACTTGTAGATATTGTACAGTACCGCAATATGCATCTTGAACTCAAAGATCTTGCTAAACGCGTTCAAGATAAAAACTACATTTGTTTCTTCTCCATCAAGGGGTATATTCCTGCTTGGTATTACACATTATATCTCTCTGATGTCAAGCAGTTGCTTAAGTTTGTTGAGGCAGAGGTAAAGACGGTTTGTCTGAAAGTTCCAGATTCTTCAAGTTATAGCTTCCCCAAGACAAATGGACTAGGATTTCTCAATTGCTTTTTGGGCAAATTGGAGGAGCTTTCATGTTCTAAGCTTGATTTGGCTGTTGACTTAAATCATCAGATTGGATCAGTCAAGGAGGGCTTACTGTATCTAACATCATTGATTGATCATTTTTCAGAACACTATGATGAGCATGATGAAGTTTATGGTCTTATAACAAGTGTTACTGTAATGGCATACAAGGCCGAGTATGTCATTGACTCGTGCTTGTCCTATTCTTATCCACTCTGGTACAAAGTTCTTTGGATTTCTGAAGTTGTTGAGAATATTAAGATTGTAAATAAAGTTGTTGGGGAGACTTGTGAAAGAAAGAAGATTGAAGTGACAGCGCATGAAGTTGCAAAAACCTCCACTAATCTTGCACCGTCATTTTCGGATAATACTCGAAGAACAAACAAAGAAATGGAGGGTTTCCAGGATACAATGGacgaattaaaggagcagctacTTGGAGGATCACCTCAACTAGATGTCATCTCAATCGTTGGCATGCCAGGATTGGGCAAGACTACAATTGCAAAGAAGATTTACAATGATCCAACAGTCACCTCTCACTTTGATGCCCATGCTCAAtgtcttgtgactcaaatatATTCATGGAGGGAGTTGTTGCTGACCATCTTGAATGATGTTCTTGAGCCTGCTGATCTCAATGAAAAAGAAGATGGTGAATTAGCTGATGAGCTACGCCGATTTTTGTTGACTAAGAGATTCTTGATTCTCATTGATGATGTGTGGGACAACAAAGTGTGGGACAATTTACATCTGTGCTTCAGAGATGTTCGTAGTGGGAGTAGAATTATTCTAACAACCCGGTTGAGTGACATTGCCAATTATGTTAAATGTGAAAGTGATCCCCATCATCTTCGTTTGTTCAGAGATGATGAGAGTTGGACATTGTTACAGAAAGAGGTATTTCAAGGGGAGACCTGTCCACCGGAACTTGCAGATGTGGGATCTCGGATAGCAAGGCGTTGTAGAGGGTTGCCTCTCTCAGTGGTGTTAGTAGCTGGTGTTCTgaaacagaaaaagaagaaactagATTTGTGGAAAGTAGTAGAAGAAAGTCTAGGTTCCCAGAGCATTGGCAGCTTAGAAGAGAGCATGTCTATAATTGGATTCAGTTACAAGAATTTACCACACTATCTTAAGCCTTGTTTTCTCTATTTTGGAGGATTTTTGCAGGGCAAGGATATTCATGTCTCAAAATTGACTCGGTTGTGGGAAGCCGAAGGGTTTGTACAAGCAAACAAGGAAAAAGGACAGGAAGATGCCGCACAAGGTTTCTTGGAAGATCTTATTCGTAGAAATCTAGTAATGGGCATGGAGAAGAGACCCAATGCCAAGGTAAAAACGTGCCGCATTCATGATTTGTTGCATAAATTCTGCGTGGAAAAGGCCAAACAAGAGAATTTCCTTCTCCAGATCAATAG TGGAGAGGATGTGTTCCATGAACAGCTGAAGGAATACCGATTGTTCATTCACTCTTACCAAGATGAAATTGATTTGTGGCGGCCATCTCGCTCAAATATCCGCTCTTTACTATTCAATGCAATTGATCTGGATAACTTGTTATGGCCGCGTGATATCTCCTTCATCTTTGACAGTTTCAAACTTGTTAAAGTGTTGGATTTAGAATCTTTCAACATTGGTGGTACTTTTCCCAGTGAAATACAATATCTAATTCAGATGAGGTACTTCGCTGCTCAAACTGATGCAAATTCAATTCCTTCATCTATAGCTAAGCTTGGGAATCTTGAGACTTTTGTGGTTAGAGGATTGGGAGGCGAGATGATTTTACCTTGTTCACTTCTAAAGATGGTGAAATTGAGGCATATACATGTAAACCATCGGGTTTCATTTGGTTTGCATGAGAACATGGATGAATCCCTTTCTCACTCTCAATTAGCTAATTTGGAAACCTTTTCTACTCCACGGCTCTCTTATGgtgaagatgcagagaagattttgaggaagatgcCAAAACTGAGAAAGTTGAGTTGCATATTTTCGGGGACATTTGGTTATTCAAGGAAAGTGATGGGTAGGTGCGTTCGTTTTCCCAGATTAGAGTTTCTAAGCCACCTTGAGTCCCTCAAGCTGGTTTCCAACAGCTATCCAGCTAAACTTCCTCACAAGTTCAATTTCCCCTCGCAACTAAGGGAATTGACATTTTCCAAGTTTCGTTTACCTTGGAACCAAATTTCGACCATTGCAGAACTGCCCAACTTGGTGATTCTTAAATTATCTCTCAGAGCTTTTGAAGGGGATCACTGGGAAGTGAAAGATTCAGACTTCCCTGAACTCAAATATTTAAAACTGGATAACCTCAAAGTTGCACAATGGTCTGTCTCTTATGATGCTTTTCCTAAGCTTGAACATTTGGTTTTAACGAAATGTAAGCATCTTGAGAAAATCCCTTCTCATTTTGATGATGCTGTATCTCTAAAAAGCATTGAGGTAAACTGGTGCAACTGGTCTGTTGCCAATTCAGCCCAAGAAATTCAAACAACACAACGTGAAGATATGGCAAATGATTCATTCACAGTTACCATACAGCCTCCAGATTGGGCTAAAAGATCATCTCCTTGA